A DNA window from Pongo abelii isolate AG06213 chromosome 2, NHGRI_mPonAbe1-v2.0_pri, whole genome shotgun sequence contains the following coding sequences:
- the KBTBD8 gene encoding kelch repeat and BTB domain-containing protein 8 isoform X1 produces the protein MAASADLSKSSPTPNGIPSSDPASDAMDPFHACSILKQLKTMYDEGQLTDIVVEVDHGKTFSCHRNVLAAISPYFRSMFTSGLTESTQKEVRIVGVEAESMDLVLNYAYTSRVILTEANVQALFTAASIFQIPSIQDQCAKYMISHLDPQNSIGVFIFADHYGHQELGDRSKEYIRKKFLCVTKEQEFLQLTKDQLISILDSDDLNVDREEHVYESIIRWFEHEQNEREVHLPEIFAKCIRFPLMEDTFVEKIPPQFAQAIAKSCVEKGPSNTNGCTQRLGMTASEMIICFDAAHKHSGKKQTVPCLDIVTGRVFKLCKPPNDLREVGILVSPDNDIYIAGGYRPSSSEVSIDHKAENDFWMYDHSTNRWLSKPSLLRARIGCKLVYCCGKMYAIGGRVYEGDGRNSLKSVECYDSRENCWMTVCAMPVAMEFHNAVEYKEKIYVLQGEFFLFYEPQKDYWGFLTPMTVPRIQGLAAVYKDSIYYIAGTCGNHQRMFTVEAYDIELNKWTRKKDFPCDQSINPYLKLVLFQNKLHLFVRATQVTVEEHVFRTSRKNSLYQYDDIADQWMKVYETPDRLWDLGRHFECAVAKLYPQCLQKVL, from the exons ATGGCCGCGTCGGCAG ATTTAAGTAAGTCTTCCCCAACACCGAATGGGATTCCATCTTCAGACCCAGCCAGCGATGCCATGGACCCCTTCCATGCTTGCAGTATTCTTAAGCAACTCAAAACAATGTACGATGAAGGACAGTTGACAGACATTGTAGTGGAAGTGGATCACGGGAAAACATTTTCCTGTCATAGAAACGTTCTTGCTGCAATCAGCCCTTACTTCAG ATCCATGTTCACTAGCGGCCTTACAGAAAGTACTCAAAAAGAAGTTCGAATAGTTGGTGTTGAAGCTGAATCGATGGATTTAGTGTTGAACTATGCCTACACCTCCAGAGTTATTCTCACAGAGGCCAATGTTCAAGCCTTGTTCACTGCAGCTAGCATCTTCCAGATTCCTTCAATCCAAGACCAATGTGCTAAGTATATGATCAGTCATTTGGACCCACAGAATTCTATTGGGGTCTTTATCTTTGCAGATCATTATGGTCATCAGGAACTCGGAGATCGATCAAAAGAATACATTCGTAAAAAGTTTCTGTGTGTCACCAAAGAACAAGAGTTTCTCCAGTTGACAAAAGACCAACTGATAAGTATTCTAGACAGTGACGATTTAAATGTAGACCGAGAAGAGCATGTTTATGAAAGCATTATAAGGTGGTTTGAACATGAACAGAATGAAAGAGAAGTGCACCTTCCAGAAATTTTTGCTAAATGCATACGTTTTCCTCTGATGGAAGATACCTTTGTAGAGAAAATTCCACCTCAGTTTGCACAGGCTATAGCCAAAAGCTGTGTAGAAAAGGGACCATCCAACACCAATGGCTGTACACAGAGGCTTGGAATGACTGCTTctgaaatgatcatatgttttgATGCTGCCCACAAACACTCAGGAAAGAAGCAAACAGTGCCTTGTCTAGATATAGTCACAGGAAGGGTGTTTAAACTATGCAAACCACCAAATGACCTGAGAGAAGTTGGGATTCTTGTATCACCAGATAATGACATTTACATTGCAGGAGGGTACAGGCCAAGCAGCAGTGAGGTCTCCATCGACCATAAGGCAGAAAATGATTTCTGGATGTATGATCATTCCACCAATAGATGGCTATCCAAACCATCCTTGCTTCGAGCCAGAATAGGCTGCAAACTTGTCTATTGCTGTGGTAAAATGTATGCAATTGGAGGTCGCGTTTATGAAGGTGATGGGAGAAACTCACTAAAATCTGTTGAGTGCTACGACAGTAGAGAGAATTGTTGGATGACTGTTTGTGCGATGCCAGTTGCAATGGAATTTCATAATGCTGTGGAGTACAAAGAGAAGATCTATGTTTTACAGG gagaaTTTTTCCTCTTCTATGAGCCTCAAAAAGACTACTGGGGTTTCTTAACCCCCATGACTGTGCCTAGAATCCAGGGCTTAGCAGCTGTATACAAGGACTCTATCTACTACATAGCTGGAACCTGTGGAAATCATCAACGTATGTTTACTGTAGAAGCCTATGATATTGAGCTAAATAAATGGACTCGTAAGAAAGACTTTCCATGTGATCAGTCCATAAATCCGTACCTTAAACTGGTACTTTTCCAGAACAAACTCCATTTATTTGTTCGAGCTACTCAAGTGACTGTTGAAGAACATGTCTTCAGAACCAGCAGAAAAAATTCCCTTTACCAATATGATGACATTGCTGACCAGTGGATGAAAGTGTATGAGACCCCAGATCGGCTCTGGGACCTTGGCCGGCATTTTGAATGTGCTGTTGCTAAACTGTATCCTCAGTGTCTTCAGAAAGTACTCTAA
- the KBTBD8 gene encoding kelch repeat and BTB domain-containing protein 8 isoform X2, giving the protein MFTSGLTESTQKEVRIVGVEAESMDLVLNYAYTSRVILTEANVQALFTAASIFQIPSIQDQCAKYMISHLDPQNSIGVFIFADHYGHQELGDRSKEYIRKKFLCVTKEQEFLQLTKDQLISILDSDDLNVDREEHVYESIIRWFEHEQNEREVHLPEIFAKCIRFPLMEDTFVEKIPPQFAQAIAKSCVEKGPSNTNGCTQRLGMTASEMIICFDAAHKHSGKKQTVPCLDIVTGRVFKLCKPPNDLREVGILVSPDNDIYIAGGYRPSSSEVSIDHKAENDFWMYDHSTNRWLSKPSLLRARIGCKLVYCCGKMYAIGGRVYEGDGRNSLKSVECYDSRENCWMTVCAMPVAMEFHNAVEYKEKIYVLQGEFFLFYEPQKDYWGFLTPMTVPRIQGLAAVYKDSIYYIAGTCGNHQRMFTVEAYDIELNKWTRKKDFPCDQSINPYLKLVLFQNKLHLFVRATQVTVEEHVFRTSRKNSLYQYDDIADQWMKVYETPDRLWDLGRHFECAVAKLYPQCLQKVL; this is encoded by the exons ATGTTCACTAGCGGCCTTACAGAAAGTACTCAAAAAGAAGTTCGAATAGTTGGTGTTGAAGCTGAATCGATGGATTTAGTGTTGAACTATGCCTACACCTCCAGAGTTATTCTCACAGAGGCCAATGTTCAAGCCTTGTTCACTGCAGCTAGCATCTTCCAGATTCCTTCAATCCAAGACCAATGTGCTAAGTATATGATCAGTCATTTGGACCCACAGAATTCTATTGGGGTCTTTATCTTTGCAGATCATTATGGTCATCAGGAACTCGGAGATCGATCAAAAGAATACATTCGTAAAAAGTTTCTGTGTGTCACCAAAGAACAAGAGTTTCTCCAGTTGACAAAAGACCAACTGATAAGTATTCTAGACAGTGACGATTTAAATGTAGACCGAGAAGAGCATGTTTATGAAAGCATTATAAGGTGGTTTGAACATGAACAGAATGAAAGAGAAGTGCACCTTCCAGAAATTTTTGCTAAATGCATACGTTTTCCTCTGATGGAAGATACCTTTGTAGAGAAAATTCCACCTCAGTTTGCACAGGCTATAGCCAAAAGCTGTGTAGAAAAGGGACCATCCAACACCAATGGCTGTACACAGAGGCTTGGAATGACTGCTTctgaaatgatcatatgttttgATGCTGCCCACAAACACTCAGGAAAGAAGCAAACAGTGCCTTGTCTAGATATAGTCACAGGAAGGGTGTTTAAACTATGCAAACCACCAAATGACCTGAGAGAAGTTGGGATTCTTGTATCACCAGATAATGACATTTACATTGCAGGAGGGTACAGGCCAAGCAGCAGTGAGGTCTCCATCGACCATAAGGCAGAAAATGATTTCTGGATGTATGATCATTCCACCAATAGATGGCTATCCAAACCATCCTTGCTTCGAGCCAGAATAGGCTGCAAACTTGTCTATTGCTGTGGTAAAATGTATGCAATTGGAGGTCGCGTTTATGAAGGTGATGGGAGAAACTCACTAAAATCTGTTGAGTGCTACGACAGTAGAGAGAATTGTTGGATGACTGTTTGTGCGATGCCAGTTGCAATGGAATTTCATAATGCTGTGGAGTACAAAGAGAAGATCTATGTTTTACAGG gagaaTTTTTCCTCTTCTATGAGCCTCAAAAAGACTACTGGGGTTTCTTAACCCCCATGACTGTGCCTAGAATCCAGGGCTTAGCAGCTGTATACAAGGACTCTATCTACTACATAGCTGGAACCTGTGGAAATCATCAACGTATGTTTACTGTAGAAGCCTATGATATTGAGCTAAATAAATGGACTCGTAAGAAAGACTTTCCATGTGATCAGTCCATAAATCCGTACCTTAAACTGGTACTTTTCCAGAACAAACTCCATTTATTTGTTCGAGCTACTCAAGTGACTGTTGAAGAACATGTCTTCAGAACCAGCAGAAAAAATTCCCTTTACCAATATGATGACATTGCTGACCAGTGGATGAAAGTGTATGAGACCCCAGATCGGCTCTGGGACCTTGGCCGGCATTTTGAATGTGCTGTTGCTAAACTGTATCCTCAGTGTCTTCAGAAAGTACTCTAA